The Humulus lupulus chromosome 3, drHumLupu1.1, whole genome shotgun sequence genome window below encodes:
- the LOC133823672 gene encoding uncharacterized protein LOC133823672 — protein sequence MKDILFHYHASPTGGHVGGARTAAKVLECGFYWPTLYKDNYDYVKHCDRCQRSNGQAKVSNREIKLILEKTVQVNRKYWSNKLDDALWVYQTAFKTPIGTSPYRLLYGKACHLPFELEHRAQWALKKLNFNLVATKALRLAQLNELDELRHDSYENARIYKKKTKKWHDNNIVNRTFQVGDKVLLFNSRLKLFSGKLKSRWSGPFIVTKVFPYGALEIQQGDSSPFKINGQRVKHYYGGEIEKKVNITLVDS from the exons ATGAAGGACATCTTGTTTCATTACCATGCATCACCTACTGGTGGACATGTTGGCGGAGCAAGGACTGCTGCAAAGGTCCTTGaatgtggattttattggcctactctGTATAAAGACAACTATGACTATGTGAAACACTGTGATCGTTGTCAAAGG TCAAATGGGCAAGCGAAAGTGTCAAATCGTGAGATTAAGTTGATTTTAGAGAAGACGGTGCAAGTTAATAGAAAGTATTGGTCAAATAAGCTCGATGATGCGTTATGGGTTTATCAGACAGCTTTTAAAACGCCAATTGGTACGTCTCCCTACCGTCTTCTATATGGTAAAGCTTGTCACTTGCCATTTGAACTGGAGCATAGGGCGCAGTGGGCGTTAAAAAAGTTGAATTTCAATCTGGTCGCTACAAAAGCATTAAGGCTAGCTCAACTGAATGAGCTAGATGAATTGCGCCATGATTCCTACGAGAATGCAAGAATCTACAAAAAGAAGACAAAGAAATGGCATGACAATAATATTGTAAATCGGACTTTTCAAGTGGGCGATAAGGTGCTGTTATTTAATTCCCGTCTCAAGTTATTTTCGGGAAAATTAAAGTCTCGATGGTCGGGGCCATTCATTGTTACAAAAGTCTTTCCATACGGGGCGTTGGAGATTCAACAAGGTGATTCTTCGCCGTTTAAAATTAATGGACAGCGGGTGAAGCATTACTATGGAGGCGAAATTGAGAAGAAGGTCAATATTACACTGGTGGATTCTTAA